In one Methylocaldum szegediense genomic region, the following are encoded:
- a CDS encoding heavy metal translocating P-type ATPase codes for MKTQTEGFRIIHELPDRIRLRLARLAQPYFAVPEFEAQIADLDGVRTVRTNRPARSLVVTYDGRAEVRASLLQWLAALPPNAFLNRCDPEPSSRPNRAPLIVSSLALLLLPLLPAPLKAAVTLASISPTVIKGIRTLLSRGVKMEVLDALAVSIAAAQGGFFTANATHLLIQTGGYLEARAERQAHGLLKRLLKRPPEQAWVERDGELRRVDASEIRENEHVVVGPGDSVPVDGRVEHGSALLDQSALTGESVPVRKEQGEEVLAGGLVTEGRLVLRAIRVGEDTAAAALGRYIEESLRRPSDTQRLAEQLGDRLVYLTFALGGLILALTLDPRRVASVFLIDYSCAIKLGTPLAFISGMHDAAEAGILFRGAQALENLAGADTVVFDKTGTLTHSRLEITDVVPLRSDRSAEQLLALAASLEEHTRHPYAEALVKYAEHRGYRHVDHGAVEFVIAHGLNTVVNGRKIFVGSRHYLEKHVGISFASHEQALSDRFAEGKTLLYVAEDKTLIGYVALRDQVREDAAGVLARLKTLGIDQRIMLTGDARHRAEALAAELGIDQLYAEQSPDDKLRIVETLKAAGGKVVFVGDGVNDAPALVSAHIGIAMPRGALLSREAADVILLRDDLEGLVQARELAVRTLDLIHSNFRLDVVVNSLLLVAATFGWLPPIAAGMLHNGTTLAILTRSLKQRAIPGTLGRSGSFTAHPDLGNETEPTV; via the coding sequence ATGAAGACGCAGACAGAAGGCTTTCGAATCATCCATGAACTACCCGATCGAATCCGATTGCGGCTCGCCCGGCTGGCCCAACCCTATTTCGCTGTCCCTGAATTCGAAGCCCAGATCGCCGATCTGGACGGGGTAAGAACGGTCAGGACCAATCGCCCGGCCCGCTCGCTGGTTGTGACCTATGATGGGCGTGCCGAAGTCCGCGCTAGTCTGCTGCAATGGCTCGCTGCCCTGCCCCCTAACGCCTTCTTGAACAGATGCGATCCTGAACCATCCTCCCGCCCGAATCGTGCTCCGCTCATCGTTTCGTCCCTGGCGCTCCTCTTGCTGCCGCTTTTGCCGGCTCCGCTCAAGGCGGCGGTAACCTTAGCGTCGATCAGCCCTACCGTCATCAAGGGCATCCGAACCCTGCTGAGTCGCGGCGTCAAGATGGAAGTGCTGGACGCGCTGGCGGTAAGCATCGCGGCGGCACAAGGCGGTTTTTTCACCGCCAACGCCACCCACCTGCTGATCCAGACCGGCGGTTATCTTGAGGCCCGCGCCGAACGGCAGGCCCACGGTCTTCTCAAACGATTGTTGAAACGTCCGCCGGAACAGGCCTGGGTGGAACGGGACGGAGAACTCCGCCGGGTCGACGCTTCGGAGATCAGAGAAAACGAGCATGTCGTGGTAGGACCGGGCGATTCGGTTCCGGTGGATGGCCGGGTTGAACACGGCTCGGCGCTGCTCGACCAATCCGCCCTAACCGGCGAAAGCGTGCCGGTTCGCAAGGAGCAAGGCGAAGAGGTTTTGGCCGGCGGCTTGGTCACGGAAGGGCGATTGGTGCTCCGGGCTATTCGGGTCGGCGAGGACACCGCGGCGGCGGCGCTGGGGCGCTATATCGAGGAATCCCTGCGCCGCCCGTCCGACACCCAGCGCCTCGCCGAACAACTGGGCGACCGCCTGGTGTACCTGACCTTCGCCTTGGGAGGGCTGATCCTCGCCCTGACCCTAGACCCCAGGCGAGTAGCCTCGGTGTTTCTAATCGATTATTCCTGCGCCATCAAGCTCGGCACGCCGCTCGCCTTCATCTCGGGGATGCACGATGCTGCCGAGGCCGGCATTCTGTTCCGGGGGGCGCAGGCGCTGGAAAACCTGGCGGGTGCCGATACCGTCGTGTTCGACAAGACCGGCACGCTCACCCACAGTCGGCTGGAAATCACCGATGTCGTCCCTCTGAGGTCTGACCGTTCCGCCGAGCAGCTTCTGGCCTTGGCGGCCTCGTTGGAAGAACACACCCGCCATCCGTATGCGGAAGCCTTGGTGAAATATGCCGAACATCGCGGGTATCGCCATGTGGATCACGGCGCTGTCGAATTCGTGATTGCTCACGGTCTGAATACGGTGGTGAATGGAAGAAAGATTTTCGTGGGCAGCCGCCACTATCTGGAAAAACATGTCGGTATCTCGTTCGCTTCCCATGAACAGGCCCTTTCCGATCGGTTCGCGGAAGGCAAGACCTTACTCTACGTTGCGGAGGACAAGACCTTGATCGGCTACGTCGCCTTGCGCGATCAGGTCCGCGAAGATGCCGCTGGCGTACTCGCTCGGCTCAAGACCCTTGGAATCGATCAGCGAATCATGCTAACCGGCGATGCCCGGCACCGGGCCGAAGCCCTGGCGGCGGAACTGGGTATCGATCAGCTGTACGCCGAGCAGTCGCCGGACGACAAGTTGCGAATCGTCGAAACGCTTAAAGCGGCCGGCGGTAAAGTCGTATTCGTCGGTGACGGCGTCAACGATGCGCCCGCGCTCGTCTCTGCCCATATCGGCATCGCCATGCCGCGGGGAGCGCTTCTGTCACGCGAAGCGGCCGACGTGATCCTGCTGCGGGATGATCTTGAGGGTCTGGTCCAGGCACGAGAACTCGCCGTTCGCACCCTGGATCTCATCCATAGCAATTTCCGCCTCGACGTGGTTGTCAATTCTCTCCTTCTCGTAGCGGCGACCTTCGGATGGCTGCCTCCCATCGCCGCCGGCATGCTCCACAATGGCACCACGTTGGCAATACTGACTCGATCGTTAAAACAACGGGCGATCCCGGGCACTCTCGGTAGGAGCGGCAGTTTCACCGCTCACCCCGACCTCGGAAATGAAACCGAACCAACCGTTTGA
- the selD gene encoding selenide, water dikinase SelD, whose amino-acid sequence MTEIRLTTLSHGGGCGCKIAPTVLSQMLAELPLPNRFPDLLVGTDSSDDAAVYRLNDQQAVVATTDFFMPIVDDPHDFGRIAATNALSDVYAMGGKPIMALAVVGMPVDKLPVSIVRRILAGGASVCGAAGIPLAGGHSIDAPEPIYGLVALGLVHPDKVKRNDRAQPGDVLILGKPLGIGILSAALKKGELDDAGYAQMIEHTTRLNSVGAVLGELDDVHAMTDVTGFGLLGHLLEICRGSNLGADIAFRDVPLIDVAADLASRGYATGAAKRNWDSYGASVEIGDGLSEWQRKLLCDPQTSGGLLVACEPGSAADVLALFREHGFDQVRQIGRMREGDCIVRVTAE is encoded by the coding sequence ATGACCGAAATTCGATTGACCACCCTTTCCCACGGCGGAGGCTGCGGCTGCAAGATCGCGCCTACCGTACTCTCGCAGATGTTGGCGGAACTGCCGCTGCCGAACCGGTTTCCCGACCTCTTGGTCGGCACCGACAGCAGTGACGATGCGGCGGTCTACCGGCTCAACGACCAGCAGGCCGTTGTCGCGACCACCGATTTCTTCATGCCTATCGTCGACGACCCGCATGATTTCGGCCGCATCGCCGCGACCAATGCGCTGTCGGATGTGTACGCCATGGGCGGCAAGCCGATCATGGCCCTGGCGGTGGTCGGCATGCCGGTGGATAAACTCCCGGTGTCGATCGTTCGCCGGATCCTGGCCGGGGGTGCCTCGGTGTGCGGAGCCGCGGGCATTCCCCTGGCCGGCGGCCATTCGATCGACGCGCCCGAGCCCATCTATGGGCTAGTCGCGCTCGGGTTGGTCCATCCGGACAAGGTGAAGCGCAACGACCGGGCGCAGCCGGGCGACGTGCTGATCCTTGGCAAACCGCTGGGCATCGGCATTTTGAGCGCGGCCTTGAAGAAGGGCGAATTAGACGACGCGGGCTATGCCCAGATGATCGAGCACACCACCCGGCTGAATAGCGTGGGCGCGGTGCTGGGAGAATTGGACGACGTTCATGCCATGACCGATGTCACCGGCTTTGGCCTCCTTGGACATCTGTTGGAAATCTGCCGGGGATCGAACCTGGGTGCCGATATCGCGTTTCGCGACGTTCCGCTCATTGACGTAGCTGCGGACTTAGCGAGCCGGGGCTATGCCACCGGCGCCGCGAAGCGCAACTGGGACAGTTACGGGGCATCGGTCGAGATCGGGGATGGCTTATCCGAGTGGCAACGCAAGTTGCTCTGCGATCCTCAGACCAGTGGTGGCCTGTTAGTCGCTTGCGAGCCGGGCAGCGCCGCCGACGTTCTGGCCTTGTTCCGGGAGCACGGCTTCGACCAGGTTCGGCAAATCGGGCGAATGAGAGAAGGGGATTGTATCGTTCGGGTCACAGCTGAGTGA
- a CDS encoding TetR/AcrR family transcriptional regulator, translating to MRRRDSTEIREKLLDHGVMLLMEQGYHGTGIQEIVESVGLPKGSFYNYFPSKEAFSAEVVKHYIEPFIKQLDGHLNRKNVSAEVALKAYFNELIEETERRDFKGGCLLGNLIGEIGETCDLCHTSLRKAVHRYRDKLKEGIVRGQAEGSFRKDLPATFMADLVLNLWQGALLRMKIERSVQPLTQVLEFLFDDYFKA from the coding sequence ATGAGGAGACGAGATTCTACCGAAATTCGAGAAAAGCTGCTCGACCATGGCGTCATGCTTCTGATGGAGCAGGGCTACCATGGCACGGGAATCCAGGAAATCGTGGAAAGCGTCGGCTTGCCGAAAGGATCGTTTTACAACTACTTTCCCAGCAAGGAAGCCTTCAGCGCCGAGGTCGTCAAGCACTACATCGAGCCGTTCATCAAGCAGCTCGACGGACATCTGAATCGCAAGAATGTTAGTGCGGAAGTGGCGTTAAAAGCGTATTTCAACGAGCTCATAGAAGAGACCGAACGGCGAGATTTCAAAGGAGGGTGCCTGCTCGGCAACCTGATCGGCGAAATAGGGGAAACCTGCGACCTTTGTCATACCTCGTTGCGTAAGGCCGTCCACCGTTATCGAGACAAGCTGAAGGAGGGTATCGTTCGCGGGCAAGCGGAAGGAAGCTTCCGGAAAGACCTTCCAGCCACGTTCATGGCCGATCTGGTGCTCAATCTCTGGCAGGGCGCTTTGCTTCGCATGAAAATCGAGCGTTCGGTTCAGCCGCTCACGCAGGTTCTCGAGTTTCTTTTCGACGATTATTTCAAAGCCTGA
- a CDS encoding YncE family protein, with the protein MLNTLKCQPFIRAFLRALSLSALGVLAPATASAELLAMLNYESKVGQPNRREGIAVIDVDPNSPTFNQIVKDTPLPPDFVAHHIYYNKDVTKAYVTSLGHTELYVYDLSKFPNEKSIVSVPNCKVGEDITFSDDRKYWYLSCMGSNNIIVGDAQSDKPIATIENDGSSDKFIKYPHGVMLNDEIDRILVTSTVNPNDLNDAGETISVIQASTRKILSTHKLSHKPSPSGDAPVEIAFIPHRKPQIAYINNMYGGALWAATWRPGSEDFTFQKVFDFAETGQSLPLEMGFNEAVDRLYITTAKPGAFNIFDISDPYKPKLLSTIPTAGGAHHFILSPDERYAIVQNSFLNLPEMDDGSVSVIDLHQNKVVATVDVLKKAGLTPNCIIAMPNWYKTDH; encoded by the coding sequence ATGCTTAATACCCTGAAATGCCAACCCTTTATCCGGGCCTTTTTACGAGCGTTGAGCTTGAGCGCCTTAGGCGTCTTGGCGCCGGCCACGGCAAGCGCTGAGCTGCTCGCTATGCTCAACTACGAAAGCAAGGTCGGGCAGCCGAATCGCAGAGAGGGTATTGCGGTCATCGACGTGGATCCGAATTCCCCCACGTTCAACCAGATCGTCAAGGACACGCCCTTGCCCCCGGATTTCGTGGCGCATCACATCTACTACAACAAAGATGTGACCAAGGCGTATGTCACCTCGCTAGGGCATACCGAGCTCTATGTTTACGATCTGTCGAAATTCCCTAATGAAAAGAGCATCGTATCCGTCCCGAATTGCAAGGTAGGCGAGGACATAACCTTCTCGGATGACCGCAAGTACTGGTATCTGAGCTGTATGGGTTCCAACAACATCATTGTCGGCGATGCTCAGTCGGATAAGCCGATCGCAACCATCGAGAACGATGGATCCAGCGATAAATTCATAAAGTATCCCCACGGCGTGATGCTCAACGACGAGATCGACCGCATTCTCGTTACGAGCACGGTCAACCCGAATGATCTGAACGACGCCGGCGAGACAATCTCCGTCATACAAGCATCGACCCGGAAGATTCTCTCAACCCACAAGCTCTCGCATAAACCTTCGCCGTCGGGAGATGCGCCGGTCGAAATTGCCTTCATCCCCCATCGAAAGCCCCAGATCGCCTACATCAACAATATGTATGGCGGAGCCTTGTGGGCTGCTACTTGGCGTCCGGGGAGCGAGGACTTCACTTTTCAAAAGGTGTTCGATTTTGCGGAAACCGGCCAAAGTCTCCCGCTGGAAATGGGTTTCAACGAAGCAGTCGACCGCCTTTATATCACCACCGCCAAGCCCGGCGCCTTCAACATCTTCGACATCTCCGATCCCTACAAGCCAAAACTGTTGTCGACGATCCCGACTGCCGGCGGAGCGCATCATTTCATACTCTCGCCCGATGAACGCTATGCGATCGTTCAAAACAGCTTTCTCAATTTGCCGGAGATGGACGACGGTTCAGTGAGTGTTATCGACTTGCATCAGAACAAGGTCGTCGCGACCGTCGATGTCCTCAAAAAGGCTGGACTCACGCCGAACTGCATCATCGCGATGCCGAATTGGTATAAGACCGATCACTGA
- a CDS encoding phosphate/phosphite/phosphonate ABC transporter substrate-binding protein — protein sequence MPETLIMGAVAYAPKVVTIWEGFKAYFAERGLAFDYVLYSNYERQVKAQFEGAIHVAWNSPLAWVRADRMAKARGVAVSAVAMRDTDRDLTSLIVVRADAGIESLADLRGRTVGFGAVDSSQATLIPLEHLSRHGLQAGRDFTARRFDLLGGKHGDHIGGERDAALALMRGEIDAACMIDGNHLAFTTEGVLPAGGTRILAQTDAYDHCNFTVSPGAPKELVDRFVELLLAMSWDDPAVRPLMELEGLKQWLPGRTTGYALLERAVDEQGFYAADGCILAADYRY from the coding sequence ATGCCTGAGACTTTGATCATGGGCGCGGTCGCCTATGCGCCCAAGGTGGTGACGATCTGGGAGGGCTTCAAGGCGTATTTCGCCGAAAGAGGGCTGGCCTTCGATTATGTCCTTTATTCCAACTACGAACGCCAGGTCAAGGCGCAATTCGAGGGCGCCATCCATGTGGCGTGGAATTCGCCATTGGCCTGGGTGAGAGCCGATCGTATGGCCAAGGCGCGCGGTGTCGCCGTTTCGGCCGTGGCGATGCGCGACACCGATCGAGACCTGACCTCGCTGATCGTGGTCCGTGCCGATGCCGGCATCGAATCGCTCGCGGATCTTAGAGGCAGGACCGTCGGTTTCGGCGCCGTCGACTCGTCCCAGGCGACGCTGATTCCTCTTGAACACCTGAGCCGTCACGGCTTGCAGGCCGGCCGGGATTTCACCGCCCGCCGCTTCGATCTGCTCGGCGGCAAACACGGCGATCATATCGGCGGGGAGAGGGATGCCGCTCTGGCGCTGATGCGCGGTGAAATCGATGCCGCCTGCATGATCGATGGCAATCATCTCGCGTTCACCACCGAGGGCGTCCTTCCGGCTGGCGGTACCCGCATCCTGGCGCAGACCGATGCCTACGATCATTGCAATTTCACGGTGAGTCCCGGTGCGCCGAAGGAACTGGTCGACCGCTTCGTGGAGCTATTGCTGGCCATGTCCTGGGATGATCCGGCGGTGCGCCCCTTGATGGAACTGGAAGGGCTCAAGCAATGGCTGCCGGGACGCACCACGGGGTACGCCTTGCTCGAGCGAGCGGTGGACGAACAAGGTTTCTACGCTGCCGATGGATGCATCCTCGCCGCCGACTATCGATATTGA
- a CDS encoding EcsC family protein has protein sequence MKLEYDCSSPRSGVIELAAEDRRRLREAFRCLEYPSFAAHLAHVVGTPVDKGLKLIPPRWHRHFSRLLQACMARLLDVAVTCLGPRRLRSERYYRRMARTAGVIGGFLGGSALLVELPITTLIMLAAIAEIARSEGEDLNRLETRLAGLEVFALGGRSKVDDAADTGYYGLRLALEAAVKQASRQIAEQGLSRKGAPAISRMILIVSEQFGLTLSEKAAAEMLPLVGAVGGAFINDLFVRHFQSMARSHFVMRRLERRYGRSYIEAEYRKLKSVRHEREVDTSAMAARSA, from the coding sequence ATGAAACTTGAATACGACTGCTCTTCGCCTAGATCGGGCGTCATCGAACTGGCGGCTGAAGACCGTCGCCGGCTACGGGAGGCTTTCCGCTGTCTCGAATACCCCAGTTTTGCCGCTCATCTGGCTCATGTCGTCGGTACACCGGTCGACAAGGGGCTCAAGCTGATACCGCCGCGCTGGCACCGCCATTTCTCCCGTCTTTTGCAGGCGTGCATGGCCCGCCTCTTGGATGTCGCAGTCACCTGCCTCGGGCCGCGACGACTTCGCAGCGAACGCTATTACCGTCGCATGGCGCGGACCGCGGGCGTGATCGGCGGATTTCTGGGCGGTTCCGCATTGTTGGTGGAATTGCCTATCACGACCTTGATTATGCTCGCTGCCATTGCCGAAATCGCCCGCAGCGAAGGCGAAGATCTGAACCGGCTGGAGACCCGTCTGGCCGGCCTCGAAGTTTTCGCCCTCGGAGGACGCTCGAAGGTCGACGATGCCGCCGATACCGGTTATTACGGCCTGCGCCTGGCTCTCGAAGCCGCCGTCAAACAGGCGTCGCGCCAGATTGCGGAGCAAGGCTTAAGCCGGAAAGGAGCACCCGCCATCAGCCGCATGATACTGATCGTATCCGAGCAATTCGGGCTGACGCTGTCCGAAAAAGCCGCCGCGGAAATGCTGCCCTTAGTCGGCGCGGTCGGCGGCGCTTTCATCAACGATCTGTTCGTCCGGCATTTTCAAAGCATGGCTCGCAGCCATTTCGTCATGCGGCGGCTGGAACGCCGTTACGGGCGGTCTTATATCGAGGCCGAGTACCGGAAGCTGAAATCGGTTCGGCATGAGCGCGAAGTAGATACGTCGGCCATGGCGGCTCGGTCCGCATGA
- a CDS encoding S1 family peptidase, with protein MRPINLIATVLGPWMLNLASAAEVNHTLALSVVQVQAYPRDGKAFVGSGVVVDYDRVATNCHITRHADTIVVGKGALRYRAANQRADLKHDLCILEAPGMSLPVASLGTASVLSVGEPIYMYGYPRAIGIAFAEGRVERLHPYDGALIIETNAGFVQGASGSGIFDQDGRLVGLATFFSADGKNGHFAIPADWIPQLMATTPQPIKPLSGMLFWEDTAALPDFLRRNANRSATPSAPLQSH; from the coding sequence ATGCGCCCGATCAACTTAATCGCTACGGTGCTTGGACCTTGGATGTTAAACCTCGCTTCGGCAGCGGAAGTGAATCACACGCTTGCGCTCAGCGTCGTTCAGGTCCAGGCCTATCCAAGGGACGGCAAGGCTTTTGTCGGCTCCGGTGTCGTCGTCGATTACGATCGGGTGGCGACCAACTGCCATATCACAAGGCATGCCGACACAATCGTCGTCGGAAAAGGCGCTTTGCGCTATCGCGCTGCCAACCAGCGCGCCGATTTGAAGCACGACTTGTGCATACTTGAAGCACCCGGAATGTCGCTGCCGGTCGCGAGTTTGGGTACCGCATCGGTACTGTCCGTCGGCGAACCGATCTATATGTACGGCTATCCACGAGCGATCGGCATCGCTTTCGCGGAAGGTCGTGTCGAGCGCTTGCATCCCTACGATGGCGCCCTGATCATCGAAACCAACGCGGGTTTCGTCCAGGGCGCGAGCGGCAGCGGAATTTTCGACCAGGACGGACGCCTGGTCGGTCTCGCGACTTTCTTCTCCGCGGATGGCAAGAACGGGCACTTTGCCATTCCGGCGGACTGGATCCCGCAACTCATGGCCACTACGCCCCAGCCGATCAAACCCTTGTCCGGCATGCTGTTTTGGGAAGATACCGCCGCGCTCCCGGATTTTCTGCGACGAAACGCTAACCGATCTGCCACACCAAGCGCGCCTCTACAATCCCACTAA